The Gammaproteobacteria bacterium DNA window TTAGATTATTAATCGTTAACGAAATGTCTGTATTGGCTGAATTTAACCAGTCCAGATCAATTTTATCGTCTGAGAACAGTTTAGATCTTTCTTCTTTTTCACTGTTTTCTTTTTCATCTGATTGTGTGGTTGCTAGTAAGTGTTCTACATTTAACGATTCTGCAGTTATGTTGGCCCGAACATTGGGTGGTGATGAGAACTCTATATCACTATTACCTGCTAACTGTGTGTTGTCGAGAACTAGATTTACATCCTTTAGGCTTAGAGTGTTGCCAGCATATTTCATGTTGGTCTTTAGAGAAAAGTTTTTAGAAGTTGGCAACGATTGCTTAATGACGCCTTCGAAGCTTTGAATATTTTTACCCTCCGATGTCAGTGCAAGATCAATCGTTGGCTGACTTTCTTTGTCTAACACGATCGATCCGAGTGCTGTCGTAATTGCATCTTTGATGGTGATTTTTGATTCTAGATCGCCAATAGTAATAATGCCGTCAGGATTAATGATGCTGGTTTTTACTGAAAACTCATCAATATTTTCTGCCGCAATCGCCTGTTGAACTTCATTTAGCCAGGCAGGATTTTTGCCGCTGATATCAATTGCAACTGCAATTCGAGTAGAGTCACCTGCAATAGTGACTTCGCCGGTGGTTAATATTTTACTGTTGTCTATTTCAATGTTTGAATCTATCGAATGTGCTCTCCATGATTTACCATCACTTTCAACTGATGAAGCCAATTCAAAATTGTCGACTATTTCTGAGGGGAAAAATGTTTGATAATTGTTGAGCCATGCGGGTTCAGTGCCAGATGCGTTTACAGATAAATTGACTCCAGATATGGCGTTAACCGATGCAATATCGCCTTGCACATTAATAGCTGTATCTTTTAATTTTACTTCAACGTCAATATTTGAGGCATTCAATTGACCAAAGCTGCCCACGAGTTGAGTGCTGAGAGTTACTTTTTCGGTGTCAGGTAAAGGCAGTTGTTTAGCGAGTAAGAACTCTCTAATGTTAGTTGCGTTTGTGTTGATTTTTAAATTGAGATTGCCTTCATTGGCAATGTTCAACATTCCGCTGATAGCACTATTGAAAGGAACAGCATTGATATCTGCAGTAAGATTGCAATCATTGCCTTGCAATAGATGTCGAATGCGACACATCTCGCTGCTTAACTCTAACGGCTGATCGTCAAATCGACTTGATGCCTTAATCTGAATAGTGTCTTTATTTTTCGGATGAAGTTCGAAAGACTCTAATGAATAGACAAATGATTTTTCTGTTTGCTGGTCAGAATAATTAATTTGTAAATTCTTAATTTTCACATCAATTACATCAAGTAGTGCAGTGCCTTTGCCGCCTGTACTTTTTTCTTTTGGAGCTTCTTGAGTGAATTCTAGATTGGATTGACCTTGCTGATTGCGTTTTAAATTGATGACTGCATTATCAAATACAATGTTCTCTATCGAAATTACTCCACGTAATAGATCGAGTAATGCAACGCCAAATTCCAATTTTTCTGCTGTGAGTAAATTGCTATCTTTATCCCAGTCCGCGCTAGCGACACGAACCCCAGAAGTCTGGAGTGTGGGATGAAGTGAGCGAGTTAAAGTGAATTGGCCATCAACGATAACATCTCGCTTTAATGTATTTTGTAAAGCATCAAGCGCATTTTTTTCAATTGTCTTGTCGTCGATTAGCTTATATGCTGCAGCAGCTGAGATTAATGCAATGATAATAATGACCGCAATTGCAATCAGGATTTTTTTTATTAGAGACACGGTATTAAATACCTTTATTAGGTTAAGAGTCTACTTCGTTAAAGCTATTGTAATGCTTGATTACCTTTTTAACATAGCCCTGTGTCTCTTTGTAGGGAGGAATGCCATCATATTTCTTCACTGCATTTGGCCCAGCATTGTAAGCAGCTAAGGCCAGTTCAAGGTCAAATTCAAATAGTTCCAACATTTGTCTGAAATAGCGAGTACCACCACGAATATTATCTTTGGCATTAAACACATTATGCACACCCATCAACTCGGCGGTCTGGGGCATTAATTGCATTAAGCCTTTTGCGCCAACACGAGAGACAGCATAGCGGTCAAAGCAGGACTCAACCGTAATAATAGCCTTGATTAATTGCTGGTTGACACCATACAAGTCAGAGTACTGTTGTATAATTGGCGCATGATCTTTGGCGCGGTTGCTGATGGAGCCAGTACAAGACACAGAGGCAGTTGGCCGCCCTATTGTCGCAATCAGCTTGTAGTTTTTAGCAGGCAAATTTTTATCTGAGTACCACGTGGTACCATCTTCGTGTTTGTAGACAAAATATTCAGCATAGCAATTAATGCTAAAAGTTGAACTGAGTGCTAATAAGCCACTAAACCAAAGTT harbors:
- a CDS encoding AsmA family protein → MSLIKKILIAIAVIIIIALISAAAAYKLIDDKTIEKNALDALQNTLKRDVIVDGQFTLTRSLHPTLQTSGVRVASADWDKDSNLLTAEKLEFGVALLDLLRGVISIENIVFDNAVINLKRNQQGQSNLEFTQEAPKEKSTGGKGTALLDVIDVKIKNLQINYSDQQTEKSFVYSLESFELHPKNKDTIQIKASSRFDDQPLELSSEMCRIRHLLQGNDCNLTADINAVPFNSAISGMLNIANEGNLNLKINTNATNIREFLLAKQLPLPDTEKVTLSTQLVGSFGQLNASNIDVEVKLKDTAINVQGDIASVNAISGVNLSVNASGTEPAWLNNYQTFFPSEIVDNFELASSVESDGKSWRAHSIDSNIEIDNSKILTTGEVTIAGDSTRIAVAIDISGKNPAWLNEVQQAIAAENIDEFSVKTSIINPDGIITIGDLESKITIKDAITTALGSIVLDKESQPTIDLALTSEGKNIQSFEGVIKQSLPTSKNFSLKTNMKYAGNTLSLKDVNLVLDNTQLAGNSDIEFSSPPNVRANITAESLNVEHLLATTQSDEKENSEKEERSKLFSDDKIDLDWLNSANTDISLTINNLIYKEATLKDVKAKAVAKNNTAMLDIESLNYLDANLRANALIDANKDIFSHSLFTENFNLGQLLSDIEASETLQGKIDASIDVNSFGTSSQQLAKNANGKITAVMTEGSLADAPIDLLAKNLLVELMPGKPKKKHTKVECLFVQFSGTEGVFTSEATLLNTENIVMQTNGSIDLSMESLNLLLIPKPKDIEFFTLGANIRVVGDLQNPSFSLDKGSVFKKLLKSAATVALGPAVLAIPFDSMGGNKSKKCFSEVASATTKAVEAEQEAERIAAEKLAEEEAAAAEKAKEELLKEATVEPLDP
- a CDS encoding lytic transglycosylase domain-containing protein produces the protein MVRSKNTYSHMQKLWFSGLLALSSTFSINCYAEYFVYKHEDGTTWYSDKNLPAKNYKLIATIGRPTASVSCTGSISNRAKDHAPIIQQYSDLYGVNQQLIKAIITVESCFDRYAVSRVGAKGLMQLMPQTAELMGVHNVFNAKDNIRGGTRYFRQMLELFEFDLELALAAYNAGPNAVKKYDGIPPYKETQGYVKKVIKHYNSFNEVDS